The genomic segment CGCGAAGTTCGGGCCCGCCAGGTACATGAACAGCGGCGGGTTCGCGCCGAGGATCAGCTCGGAGGCCGCCCACTGCACGGTCGGGGGCAGGCCGAAGCCGCCGAGGTCGTTGGTGAGGCCGAGGCGCCACCACTCACCCTCGTACAGCCGCTCGTAGCTCTTCTTGAACGACTCGGGCAGCTTCACCGAGAAGGTCTTGGGGTCGTACACCGGCGGGTTGCGGTCCGCGTCGGCGAAGGACTCGGCCAGCGGGCCGACCGCGAGCTTGTTCAGCTCGCTCAGCACCCCGCGGGCGGTCTCCTCGTCGGATTCGGCGAGCACGCCCTTGCCGAGGCGTTCCTGCACGCCGAGCACCTCGAACAGGTTGAACTCGAGGTCTCGCACGTTGCTCTTGTAGTGGCCCATTTCGTCGCTCCGTGTCGCTCGGGGTTTCCGGTGGGCACGCCGTAGCCGTCTACTGCCCTACTGGCCGGTAACTTCAGGGTATTACCCCTCAGTAACTCGCGGCAAGTGAATCCGTCCAGATGTGATCGACGATCCTCACCAATGGATGTGATGCCGGTCACTTCTGCGGTTCGGCACTCTCCGGGAGCTGGGCGCAATCGTCCGGGTGGGTGATCAGGATGCCGGAGCGGAACGCGGTGGTCACCGCGTGCGTGCGGTCCCTGGCCGCGAGCTTGCGCAGGATGGACTTCACGTGCGTGCGCACGGTCTCCACCGAGAGGTAGAGCACCTTCGCGATCGCCGAGTTCTCCATGCCCTCCGCGATGAGCTGCAGCACCTGGTACTCCCGGCGGGACAGCGGCATCTGCGCGCGCGGGCCGGTCGCCGGGCGCCCGTCCGCCGCCGGCTGCCGCTTCGGCCGGACGGCCAGGGTCGCCAGCGCCGGGTCGAGGTACCGCGTCTCCATGTGGGCGCGGCGCATGGCCTCGATCACCCGTCGCGGCTCGGCGGACCGGGGTACCGCGGCACGGGCGCCGGCGCCGATGGCCGAGGTGAGGTAGCGCGAGGTGCGGGTGGCTTCGCGGATCAGCACCACCACGATCGGCGGGTGCTCGGCCGCGGTGAGCAGCCGGGTCAGGTGGCAGTTCGGGTCCAGCCCGGAGTCGAGCAGGATCATCTCCGGCTTGAGCTGCTCGCACAGCTGCAGTGCGGTGTGGTGGTTGGCCGCGTGGCCGACCCAGGTCATCCCGTGCGAGCGCTGGATCAGCGCGGACAGCCCGTCCCGGAAGATCGGGACCGCCTCCACCGCCGCGACGGTGAAGCCGCGACCGCCGGTGACCGGGGGTATCGGCGGGGCCGACGCCCCCGGTGGATGTGCCCGGCCGGGGTCGGTGCTGCGGGTCATGCGATCTCCATCTTCGTGCGCGCATCGCCGCCCGGTGGTGTCCGGCCCCCCGGCCGCGCACCACCACACGCCGGTCCCCCCTGCCGGGACCGGCCGACGATGTTCCTCCTGGTTGTGTGAGTTGCCGCCGGAGACCTCGTGACGCCAGATCCCCCTCATGGCCGCATCCGTGTTTGCGGAATCGACTGTCAGTAAGTTACCCGGGTGACCAGTCCCACGACGGCGCGAGATCCCGCGCGAGGACTGGTGACCGGGTCTACTGAGGGTGGGTTACGTCCTCCTCGCTCGCCACGCGGAGTCGCCGGAACTCCTCGCCGAGCGCGGCGGGCGTCCAGTGTGCGTTCAAACCGCTGGGATTGGGTAACACCCAGACCTTCGTTCCCGCGAGGGTTCCGGCCTGCTCGCCCACGGTCGCCTTCGGCTGCCGGAAGGCCGTCCGGTAGGCGGTGATCCCGACCACCGCGAGCCAGCGCGGCCGGTAGCGAGCCAGCTTCTCGGTGAGGATCAGCCCGCCCTGGTGCAATTCTTCCTTGGCCAGCTCGTCCGCCCTGGCCGTGGTCCGCGCGGCCAGGT from the Amycolatopsis magusensis genome contains:
- a CDS encoding LuxR C-terminal-related transcriptional regulator, with product MTRSTDPGRAHPPGASAPPIPPVTGGRGFTVAAVEAVPIFRDGLSALIQRSHGMTWVGHAANHHTALQLCEQLKPEMILLDSGLDPNCHLTRLLTAAEHPPIVVVLIREATRTSRYLTSAIGAGARAAVPRSAEPRRVIEAMRRAHMETRYLDPALATLAVRPKRQPAADGRPATGPRAQMPLSRREYQVLQLIAEGMENSAIAKVLYLSVETVRTHVKSILRKLAARDRTHAVTTAFRSGILITHPDDCAQLPESAEPQK
- the mug gene encoding G/U mismatch-specific DNA glycosylase — its product is MRPTPEQLAAAHGGEIDDVLAPGLKVLFCGINPGLYSGAVGLHFARPGNRFWPALHAGGFTPRLFRPDEQRELLDLGLGITNLAARTTARADELAKEELHQGGLILTEKLARYRPRWLAVVGITAYRTAFRQPKATVGEQAGTLAGTKVWVLPNPSGLNAHWTPAALGEEFRRLRVASEEDVTHPQ